The segment ATGTACGCAAACTTTGTGTACAGGCGGAAACATTTTCCGGGCCCGACACGACCGGCACGCCCACTTCTCTGGTTGGCGGATGCCCGAGAGCAGGGTACTGCAACCAGGTTTGACATGCCAGTGGCAGGATTGTAAATGTTTTCCTTCACATATCCAGGGTCAATGACATAGACAATTCCGTCGATAGTCAAACTGGTCTCGGCAATGTTGGTGGCAAGAACAACCTTTCTCGCCCCTTCAGGCGTCGGCTCGAAGATTTTGGCTTGCAGATCTGATGGCAGGTTGGCATAGATGGGGCAAATCACCAGTTCCTTTATTCTGCTGCCAAGCTTTTTTGCTGTTTCTGTAATCTCCTGTTCCGCAGCCTCAATCTCATCTTGGCCGGTGAGAAAGATGAGAATGTCGCCCTTGGGCTGTGTCGTATGAATCTGGAAAACGGTCGTGATAGCCGCGGCCAGGTAGTTGGCTTCAGGGGCGGGCGTATAGTAAATGTCAACAGGGTATCTTCGACCGGGAATATTGAAAATCGGTGCATCATCAAAATAATTGGCGAATTTCTCCGCATTCATGGTAGCAGAAGAGATGAGAAGCTTAAGGTCCTTTCTTTCCCGTGCTAAATCCTTGACAAGGGCAAGTAAGATGTCGGTGTGCACGGTCCGTTCGTGTGCTTCGTCAATCATCAGTGCTGAATACCCAGCCAAATCTGGCTCTGTCATAAACTCCCTGAGCAGCATGCCATCCGTCATATACTTGAGGATTGTTTTATCGCTGGTGCAATCTTCAAAACGAATCGAGTAACCAACTTCGTTTCCAACCTTGACGCCAACTTCATCCGCCACACGAGCAGCGACACTCATTGCAGCGACTCGACGGGGCTGCGTGCAACCCACCTTCATGCCATTTTTTGTATACCCAGCTTCGTGAAGGTACTGGGGCAGTTGCGTTGTCTTTCCACTGCCAGTTTCTCCAACAATGACCAATATCTGATACTGCTCCAATGCAGCCAGAAACTCATCTCGGTATTGGTAGATGGGTAAACTTTTGCGAGTCTCCTGGATAGAAAGGGCCTTCTTCTCAGCGGCGTCAATCTGGGCTTCTAAAAACACCTGTTCCTTCGTCTTGCCCTCGCCAGCCATTCGTGAGTCGAGGCTCCACTGAATATATTGTTGGTCGTCCATAACATAATCATAGTCGTCATTTTCAATCTCTGCTCGCTGGATCTGcgctttggccttggcggcctgtTCTTGCTCCCATTCCTCATGCTCGGTGACAAACTTTTCTTGGCCAAATTCATCCCTTTCGACATATCTCTTGTATAGAgcttcctccttctttttcctgTCCAGTTTTCCCTTTTCTGTTATATAGTCTTCGGGCATGTAATAACCGTCGCGATGATCATCGATTTTCAATCTCTCTTCGGCCAGACGCAGAATCTCCCTATTTTTAGCAAACTCCGACTTCTCTTTTTCAGACAGTCGAGCACCGCTTCGCAGCTCTGCCGTCTCTTCCGCCACCTGTTTTCGTAGCAGTGCAAGTCGCTCGGTTTCGCGCTTCTTGAGATACTCTTGACGGGATCTTTCTCGGAGATCTGGCAGAGCAGCATCTCTGGCAGCAGCATCATCTGCCAGTTTCCGTCTTGATGAAGACTCTCCATCTCGCAGGTTCTTTTTAGATCTTTCATCATCCTTTTCCTTTAATCGTTTTGCAAAAGCCTCGCGTTCCTCAATGTCCCTTTGTCTGGCAagctcctccttggcccCATCGGACAATTCTGCGTCGTCTTGCTCACGGTCATCGTGACTCAACTTGACTCGCTTGCTTGCTGATTCTTTGAACTCGGGTTCATTGTCTTGTGCCTGCGCGTCGGGGTCATCGGAAGGCGGTTCCTCATCCGCCCATCGATCGCCAAAGTCTCCTCCGTCATCGCGTCGGCGATAGCTTTTTGAGCGGCTTGGGTGGGAAGAGGGCCGGGGTGAGCGAGAACGACTTTTGTCTCGACGAGACTTGGAGGTCCTAGATGATGACTTTTCGTACTTGTCGCGATCACGTCTGTGCCGCTGCTTCCTTTCTTTGGTGACCTTCTGAGGACCgacctcatcgtcatccataGGGATGAAGGCGTATTTCTTGGAACTCATGGCAGGCGAGTAAGCCGACGATGAGGGGTCGGATGGCAGTACTGTCGGGCGAAAGATCGTGGAGGAGCTGTAAAATTGCTCCGTCGACAAGAGAACCAGAGTCACCAGCGCGCACGCAGAGCTCCAGAATTTTGGGACGGATCAACTCCGTCATGATGGGTGGGGCTGATCTAGTACTTCCAGCCAATAAATTCCTCCCAATATCCCACCCCGGTCTAACTTTCCACGTTTAGACCAAACAGGGGTCGAATCCCATGTTAACACGCTGGTATATTCAGAATTTCGAACTGCCAaactacctacttaagtactgATGTTCCTCCAAATTGCAGCGGGTGCCAGTTCATTTCATACTCTCATTCCACCCCCTTTGCCGCTGCCCGCCGCCCGTCGATTGCGGTACTTGTAAAGGAGTAAAcatattctttttttcagCAGACTGGCTTTTTTCTAGACTCCTTACCCCTCGGTTGGGGCCACGCGCAGTCATGTTACTTCACGGTTTCGCCTTGCTCTCCTTGCTAGCCCTGGTCCAACTTGCGATATGCGCCGAGGACTACTACAAGGTATGTAAATGTGCAAGGCTCTTTTGCGATACGCAAGATTAACTTGACTAGATTCTTGGTGTCGACAAACAAGCCACGAACAAGCAACTCAAGGCAGCATATAAGAAACTTGCGGTTAAATTCCATCCTGACAAGCGCAAGTACGTTGGCCTACTGCGGCAGAGATTATCTCCTTGTAGACATGGCGCTAACTGAAACACagtggagatgaagaaagcGCTCACCAGAAGCTCGTCGAGTTATCGGAGGCATACGAAGTCTTGAGCGACGACGAACTCCGCCAGATTTACGACCGTCACGGCCACGATGGCGTCAAGCAACACAAgaacggcggccaaggcggcggcttcCACGACCCCTTTGACCTGTTCAGTCGATTCTtcggtggccatggtcaTTACGGCCATTCCTCCCAAGAACCCCGCGGCCACAACGTCGACGTAAAGATAAAGATCTCTCTTCGCGACTTCTACAATGGTGCCACGACCGAGTTCCAGTGGAACAGGCAGCACATATGCGAGACCTGTGAGGGAACAGGCAGTGCAGACGGCCAAGTCGATACGTGCTCGGTTTGCGGCGGACATGGCGTTCGCATTGTCAAGCAACAGCTCGCCCCAGGCATGTTCcagcagatgcagatgaGATGCGATGCGTGTGGAGGTCGTGGCAAGAGCATCAAGCACAAGTGCCCCGTTTGTAATGGCCAGCGAGTCGAGAGGAAGCCAACGACGGTCACTCTCCAGGTTGAACGGGGTGCCGGTCGCGACTCCAAGGTTGTGTACGAAAACGAAGCCGACGAGAGCCCCGACTGGGTTGCGGGCGACCTCGTTGTTACTCTTGCGGAAAAAGAGCCGGCACCCGAAGACAATCCCGACAAGGTAGACGGCGCTTACTTTCGCCGCAAAGGCGATGACTTGTACTGGACGGAAGTGCTGTCCCTCCGCGAGGCGTGGATGGGTGGCTGGACGCGCAACATTACTCATCTCGATTCTCATGTTGTCCGTCTCGGCCGCACCCGCGGCCAAGTGGTACAGAGCGGCCACGTCGAGACGATCCCCGGCGAAGGCATGCCCAAATGGCACGAGGATGGCGAGAGCCCGGGCCACCAACACGAATTCGGGAATCTCTACGTCACATATGAGGTTATTCTCCCGGACCAAATGGAGAAAAA is part of the Metarhizium brunneum chromosome 4, complete sequence genome and harbors:
- the cdc28 gene encoding Pre-mRNA-splicing factor ATP-dependent RNA helicase-like protein cdc28 codes for the protein MSSKKYAFIPMDDDEVGPQKVTKERKQRHRRDRDKYEKSSSRTSKSRRDKSRSRSPRPSSHPSRSKSYRRRDDGGDFGDRWADEEPPSDDPDAQAQDNEPEFKESASKRVKLSHDDREQDDAELSDGAKEELARQRDIEEREAFAKRLKEKDDERSKKNLRDGESSSRRKLADDAAARDAALPDLRERSRQEYLKKRETERLALLRKQVAEETAELRSGARLSEKEKSEFAKNREILRLAEERLKIDDHRDGYYMPEDYITEKGKLDRKKKEEALYKRYVERDEFGQEKFVTEHEEWEQEQAAKAKAQIQRAEIENDDYDYVMDDQQYIQWSLDSRMAGEGKTKEQVFLEAQIDAAEKKALSIQETRKSLPIYQYRDEFLAALEQYQILVIVGETGSGKTTQLPQYLHEAGYTKNGMKVGCTQPRRVAAMSVAARVADEVGVKVGNEVGYSIRFEDCTSDKTILKYMTDGMLLREFMTEPDLAGYSALMIDEAHERTVHTDILLALVKDLARERKDLKLLISSATMNAEKFANYFDDAPIFNIPGRRYPVDIYYTPAPEANYLAAAITTVFQIHTTQPKGDILIFLTGQDEIEAAEQEITETAKKLGSRIKELVICPIYANLPSDLQAKIFEPTPEGARKVVLATNIAETSLTIDGIVYVIDPGYVKENIYNPATGMSNLVAVPCSRASANQRSGRAGRVGPGKCFRLYTKFAYMNEMDESTTPEIQRTNLNGVVLQLKSLGINELLDFEFMDPPPTEALIGALNQLFALQALNHKGELTKMGRQMAEFPTDPMLAKAVLAADKEGCVEEVLSIVSMLGEASALFFRPKDKKIHADSARNRFTVKDGGDHVTLLNIWNQWVDSDFSPVWSRENFLQQRSLTRARDVRDQLAKLCERVEVSPSTCGASNLGPIKRAITAGFFPNAARLQKSGDSYRTVRNNTTVWIHPSSVLMSVDPPEKMIIYFELVQTTKEYMRGVIPIEPRWLAELAPHFHKKKDVEAMEEKKMPKKQR
- the SCJ1 gene encoding DnaJ-related protein SCJ1, coding for MLLHGFALLSLLALVQLAICAEDYYKILGVDKQATNKQLKAAYKKLAVKFHPDKRNGDEESAHQKLVELSEAYEVLSDDELRQIYDRHGHDGVKQHKNGGQGGGFHDPFDLFSRFFGGHGHYGHSSQEPRGHNVDVKIKISLRDFYNGATTEFQWNRQHICETCEGTGSADGQVDTCSVCGGHGVRIVKQQLAPGMFQQMQMRCDACGGRGKSIKHKCPVCNGQRVERKPTTVTLQVERGAGRDSKVVYENEADESPDWVAGDLVVTLAEKEPAPEDNPDKVDGAYFRRKGDDLYWTEVLSLREAWMGGWTRNITHLDSHVVRLGRTRGQVVQSGHVETIPGEGMPKWHEDGESPGHQHEFGNLYVTYEVILPDQMEKKMENDFWDLWEKWRATKGVDLHKDSGRPEPAVARDEL